From a single Aspergillus puulaauensis MK2 DNA, chromosome 2, nearly complete sequence genomic region:
- a CDS encoding uncharacterized protein (COG:S;~EggNog:ENOG410PT2X;~InterPro:IPR001810;~go_function: GO:0005515 - protein binding [Evidence IEA]), which translates to MLLSLPNEILCLLPDFIDNIETFTSAAATCRRLRDALNAAPPQTILRLAAASAPTFFSPHPHFLVLATARAASNWALGDAERVRELRSALQGGIDGFYQFCLHRSGLTLADIRRTHLARFSIINPLSDKIDKMAGRQWYSTPDFWDGGVSEAYTIQTEADRATFQLLIYGEMFASTMEAFLEPERGLPFHDLTTRLTYITYCLPDWSCRSYSGFDVLPTGPYADGDPPEGDQVAFHHILSCWRWECLWGDAIRSLLFENPASFPQRGRNEEEHEWQKLLRDALQVQGLEGMQLVTLPKEQISPAVLERAMAIKARVRQIPCPPAVTTFGRRRILTVSSDAPDPAREVRVCCAFHWGMGRV; encoded by the coding sequence ATGTTGCTTTCCCTTCCCAATGAGATCCTGTGCCTGCTTCCCGACTTCATCGACAACATCGAGACCTTCACCAGCGCCGCTGCCACCTGTCGCCGGCTGCGAGATGCCTTGAACGCCGCGCCACCACAGACAATCCTGCGTTTGGCGGCCGCGTCAGCCCCCACGTTTTTCTCGCCTCATCCCcatttcctcgtcctcgcaaCAGCTCGCGCTGCCAGCAACTGGGCCCTGGGCGATGCCGAGCGCGTCCGCGAGCTGCGTAGCGCTCTGCAGGGCGGGATCGATGGCTTCTACCAGTTCTGTCTGCACCGCTCTGGGTTGACGCTGGCCGATATCCGGCGCACCCACCTCGCTCGCTTTTCGATCATCAATCCCCTGTCCGACAAAATCGACAAGATGGCCGGTCGGCAGTGGTACAGCACACCCGACTTCTGGGACGGCGGTGTCAGTGAGGCCTACACCATTCAGACTGAGGCCGACCGCGCCACCTTCCAGCTGCTTATCTACGGCGAAATGTTCGCGAGCACGATGGAGGCCTTTCTAGAGCCGGAAAGGGGACTCCCCTTCCATGACCTGACCACTCGACTGACCTATATCACATATTGCCTCCCCGACTGGAGTTGTCGGAGCTACTCGGGGTTCGACGTGCTTCCCACCGGCCCGTACGCGGACGGAGACCCGCCTGAAGGTGACCAGGTAGCATTCCATCATATCCTGTCatgctggaggtgggagTGCCTGTGGGGGGATGCCATCCGGAGTCTCCTTTTTGAGAACCCGGCCTCGTTTCCACAACGCGGGCGCAACGAGGAGGAGCACGAGTGGCAGAAGCTCCTGCGTGATGCGCTTCAGGTGCAAGGCCTCGAAGGGATGCAGTTGGTCACTTTACCCAAGGAGCAGATCTCTCCTGCTGTCCTGGAGAGGGCCATGGCTATCAAGGCGAGAGTTCGTCAAATACCGTGCCCACCAGCCGTCACGACCTTTGGGAGGCGAAGGATTCTCACTGTGTCCAGCGATGCTCCTGATCCTGCACGCGAGGTGCGAGTATGTTGTGCGTTCCACTGGGGAATGGGACGTGTATAA
- a CDS encoding uncharacterized protein (COG:S;~EggNog:ENOG410PKIP;~InterPro:IPR000571;~PFAM:PF00642;~go_function: GO:0046872 - metal ion binding [Evidence IEA]), with amino-acid sequence MLGDADLKALGGNLKSVEDESQKHHDDLQKLLGQFQFLLDSYNRLKSDYEEEKEGRERYKRLAKTQERNPFVLVLVDGDGYLFKDYLIKSGHQGGVKAAQLLNESIKDLVHERLGTQADECRIMVRIYSNILGLSKSLGRVGLIGKEARSFSIFAAGFTAAQDLFDYVDAGDKKEGADYKIREMFRLFADNNQCKHIFFAGCHDTGYLSLLTPYRGKTDRITLIKAASFHYDFSSLEFAVRELPSVFMSTQVGTRHIPSPTVPPGAKICTHYQKGICKYGNQCTKVHTGLGQQLSKSVDNTSPGISSYYTKEPRFATRDVEFYSKKLPYMDTRSLQFIAVNKDGERIDTYVPIPSQESRDTYARLSKPSRPCNYYHLAGSCDTENCEYGHTPLDSDSLSVMKYILRQNACPKGAHCRSLKCYLGHICQKDGCRGTKPCKFKPYAHTLDLVVALWADPIERLPEDSPTSEASANTHSMDDSGSVDGVEIAMTL; translated from the exons ATGCTTGGGGACGCCGACCTCAAAGCCCTCGGTGGGAACCTCAAGTCTGTCGAGGACGAGAGCCAGAAACACCACGATGACCTGCAGAAGCTTCTTggccagttccagttcctcctCGACAGCTACAACCGCCTGAAGAGTGACtacgaggaggagaaagagggccGAGAGAGATACAAGAGACTGGCCAAAACTCAG GAGCGGAATCCGTTTGTACTTGTTCTtgtcgacggcgatggcTATCTG TTCAAGGACTACCTCATCAAATCCGGCCATCAAGGCGGAGTGAAAGCGGCGCAACTACTCAACGAGTCTATAAAAGACCTTGTCCACGAGCGACTGGGAACCCAGGCGGATGAATGTCGGATTATGGTGCGCATATACTCCAACATCTTGGGGCTGTCAAAGTCTTTGGGCCGTGTTGGTCTTATCGGAAAAGAAGCACGGTCCTTTTCGATTTTTGCAGCGGGCTTCACTGCTGCCCAGGACTTGTTTGACTATGTGGATGCCGGGGACAAGAAGGAAGGGGCCGACTATAAAATCCGAG AAATGTTTCGTTTGTTTGCGGATAACAACCAGTGCAAGCACATCTTTTTTGCAGGATGCCACGATACTGGCTATCTGTCCTTGCTGACTCCGTACCGCGGCAAGACTGACCGCATCACCTTGATCAAGGCTGCCTCATTCCACTATGATTTTAGCAGCCTTGAATTCGCTGTCCGAGAGCTTCCCTCTGTGTTCATGTCGACGCAGGTTGGCACACGCCATATCCCATCTCCTACTGTCCCGCCGGGTGCTAAGATCTGCACCCATTATCAAAAG GGAATCTGCAAATACGGAAACCAGTGTACCAAAGTACACACAGGGCTAGGTCAACAGTTATCGAAATCAGTGGATAACACCTCGCCCGGAATATCATCTTACTATACTAAGGAGCCCAGGTTCGCCACCCGGGACGTGGAATTCTACAGCAAAAAGCTTCCCTATATGGATACTAGGTCGCTGCAGTTTATTGCAGTGAATAAGGACGGAGAGCGTATTGATACCTATGTGCCCATACCGTCGCAGGAGAGCCGGGATACATATGCACGACTTTCCAAACCATCCAGGCCGTGCAACTACTATCACCTCGCGGGGAGTTGCGACACCGAGAATTGCGAATATGGCCACACTCCGCTTGATTCCGACTCACTTAGTGTGATGAAGTATATCTTGCGGCAGAATGCTTGCCCGAAAGGCGCTCACTGTCGATCTCTAAAGTGCTATCTTGGCCATATCTGCCAAAAAGATGGCTGCAGGGGTACTAAACCTTGCAAATTCAAGCCCTATGCCCACACTCTAGATCTTGTGGTGGCGTTGTGGGCTGACCCGATTGAACGACTTCCTGAAGACTCGCCAACGAGCGAGGCATCAGCAAATACACACTCCATGGATGACTCGGGGTCTGTCGATGGGGTTGAAATAGCGATGACCCTTTAA
- a CDS encoding putative amino acid transporter (COG:E;~EggNog:ENOG410PHHD;~InterPro:IPR013057;~PFAM:PF01490;~TransMembrane:11 (i56-75o81-102i129-152o158-179i186-206o226-250i262-284o304-323i344-365o377-398i410-433o)), producing MSIDGVNPFPAPADSESGWKENPEDEKATAPRYVDAFGDESNAEVKYKTMEWWQTGMFMIAESVSLGVLSLPATLAQLGLAPAIILIIGLGLLATYTGLVIAEFHHRYPHIQNLADAGEVLMGAFGRELFGIGQLLFSIFIMGSHILTFSVMMNTVTEHGTCTMVFTTVGFVICMVCSLPRTMKNMTYISCMSFVSIFTAVIITMVGVGVQGKGYTTIKATVDTDLFHAFTAVTNIVFAYCAHVAFFGLLAEMREPRDFPKALYLLQTFEIIFYTVAAVVIYYYAGQSVESPALGSAGPVLKKVAYGIAIPTIIGAGVVNGHVGLKYIYVRLFRGTDRMHRRDLFSIGSWVGIALTCWIIAWIIADAIPVFSDLLSLISSLFASWFSYGLSGVYWLHLNWGKWFSSPRKICLTIINVLVVLIGGCICGLGVYVSGKAIHDDASSNSFSCNSNA from the exons ATGAGCATCGACGGCGTGAACCCATTCCCTGCTCCTGCAGACTCGGAGTCgggatggaaggagaaccccgaggacgagaaggcCACCGCGCCGCGCTACGTGGATGCGTTTGGCGATGAGTCCAACGCCGAAGTCAAATACAAGACTATGGAGTGGTG GCAAACTGGGATGT TCATGATTGCGGAGTCTGTTTCTCTTGGTGTGCTGTCGCTGCCAGCAACTCTCGCCCAGCTGGGCCTTGCGCC AGCTATCATCTTGATTATCGGCCTGGGTCTGCTTGCCACCTATACCGGGCTGGTCATTGCCGAGTTCCATCACCGCTATCCGCACATCCAGAACCTCGCTGATGCTGGAGAGGTCCTGATGGGTGCATTCGGTCGTGAGCTCTTTGGCATTGGccagctgctcttctccatcttcatcatggGCAGTCACATCCTGACATTCAGCGTCATGATGAACACCGTTACAGAACACGGCACCTGCACCATGGTGTTCACGACAGTTGGGTTTGTCATTTGCATGGTCTGCTCACTTCCCCGTACCATGAAGAACATGACCTACATCTCCTGCATGT CCTTTGTCAGTATCTTCACTgctgtcatcatcaccatggttggtgttggtgtccaGGGCAAGGGATACACTACCATCAAGGCCACTGTAGATACCGATCTGTTCCATGCCTTCACCGCGGTGACCAACATCGTCTTTGCTTACTGCGCTCATGTGGCCTTTTTTGGTCTCCTCGCTGAGATGAGGGAGCCTCGGGACTTCCCCAAGGCTCTGTATCTGCTGCAGACATTCGAGATCATCTTTTACACCGTTGCAGCCGTTGTCATCTACTACTACGCCGGCCAGTCGGTCGAGTCGCCTGCTCTGGGCTCAGCAGGCCCGGTCCTGAAGAAGGTCGCCTACGGGATCGCGATCCCGACG ATCATTGGCGCCGGTGTTGTCAACGGCCACGTTGGTCTCAAGTACATCTATGTCCGCCTCTTCCGTGGAACAGACCGAATGCACCGCCGTGATCTTTTCTCGATTGGATCGTGGGTGGGCATTGCTTTGACCTGCTGGATCATTGCCTGGATCATTGCCGATGCCATTCCAGTATTCAGCGACCTACTCAGTCTTATT AGCTCCCTCTTTGCTAGTTGGTTCAGTTACGGACTGTCCGGTGTATACTGGCTGCACCTTAACTGGGGCAAGTGGTTTTCGTCCCCCAGAAAGATCTGCCTCACTATCATCAACGTGCTGGTTGTTTTGATCGGTGGTTGCATA TGCGGCCTTGGAGTCTACGTCTCTGGCAAGGCTATTCACGACGATGCCTCGAGCAACAGCTTCTCCTGCAACAGCAACGCATGA
- a CDS encoding mitochondrial fission process 1 family protein (COG:S;~EggNog:ENOG410PFDD;~InterPro:IPR019560;~PFAM:PF10558): MAPVTQTDQDLGEGPPKYTSSGKRREHTELPPSLQRIVTQEDEDESIYDEYWAGEYNEPVPAVRYAAYTSRLRTLTLSLQRYLAYTSNISESVGPISSPYILTGAHAVSWGYILWDAIHESRKASHKIPQLDMDAASAHPRVAALSKDYRLVGIQRILFHSLASMALPAATIQGVMKCTSWMMKDIKNTRLRTTGTLGLGLSVIPFCPYIFDKPVAKALDWAFNKAL, translated from the exons ATGGCGCCTGTGACGCAAACAGACCAGGATCTTGGAGAGGGGCCACCAAAGTATACATCCAGTGGAAAGAGGCGCGAGCATACCGAGCTGCCCCCGTCACTACAGCGGATTGTAAcgcaggaagatgaagacgagagTATCTACGACGAATACTGGGCTGGAGA GTACAATGAGCCTGTGCCAGCCGTGCGCTATGCAGCGTACACGTCAAGGCTTCGCACTCTAACGCTGTCGCTGCAGCGATACCTCGCATACACCTCCAATATCAGCGAATCGGTCGGACCTATATCTAGCCCTTATATTCTAACCGGCGCACACGCTGTGTCCTGGGGGTACATTCTATGGGATGCTATTCACGAGAGCCGCAAGGCATCCCACAAAATCCCACAACTT GATATGGATGCCGCGTCAGCTCACCCCCGAGTGGCTGCACTATCGAAGGATTATCGCCTTGTCGGCATCCAACGCATTTTATTTCACAGCCTGGCTAGCATGGCCCTCCCTGCCGCCACAATCCAAGGTGTTATGAAGTGTACAAGCTGGATGATGAAGGACATAAAGAACACGCGTCTTCGGACGACTGGCACACTGGGCCTTGGGTTATCTGTGATACCATTCTGCCCGTATATCTTCGACAAACCAGTGGCGAAAGCACTAGACTGGGCTTTTAACAAAGCGCTTTGA
- a CDS encoding uncharacterized protein (COG:S;~EggNog:ENOG410PPE8;~TransMembrane:7 (o20-45i57-80o100-127i134-159o183-207i219-238o258-276i)): MASKYVMEPPPGEKRFGGESIQSNMAACAITTALIALAVVVLRLYTRFFLTEAKFQLDDAFVCCAAICSIVLIPVSYEIMGTGVGLHLWDVTMEQYYPGLNIWTLVATLVYAWAVILSKLSILAFYLRLSPQRWFRVITFSLMGAAACYVMIYTFMFIFRCDPIEKNWYNMIERGSCMDSKTIMIVLSVLNIVMDVMTLILPIPVIMKLNMRLAQRISIILIMSSGVFVCAIAIQRTVQMIGALTSTDYTWDITEQFYWSYLEVNAGILCASVPALKPFAKRHLATVFGGSSQRYGGRNGASSGPEGTEQDTDAIMMRLTPKRSSYTRF, from the exons ATGGCTTCCAAGTATGTGATGGAACCCCCGCCGGGCGAGAAGCGGTTTGGGGGTGAGTCCATCCAGTCCAATATGGCGGCGTGTGCTATCACCACAGCCTTGATCGCCCTCGCTGTCGTCGTGCTCCGTCTATACActcgcttcttcctcacagAGGCCAAGTTCCAGCTCGATGATG CATTCGTCTGCTGCGCGGCAATATGCTCCATCGTTCTGATTCCGGTCTCGTACGAAA TCATGGGCACCGGCGTCGGACTGCATCTATGGGACGTGACCATGGAGCAGTACTATCCAGGGCTCAACATC TGGACCCTCGTCGCCACTCTCGTCTACGCCTGGGCCGTGATCCTCtccaaactctccatccTGGCCTTCTATCTCCGCCTCTCTCCCCAGCGTTGGTTCCGTGTAATCACCTTCTCGCTCATGGGCGCGGCGGCCTGCTATGTGATGATCTACACCTTCATGTTCATCTTCCGCTGTGATCCTATCGAGAAGAACTGGTACAATATGATAGAGAGAGGCAGCTGCATGGACTCCAAGACCATCATGATAGTCCTCAGTGTGCTGAACATTGTCATGGATGTCATGACGCTCATACTCCCTATCCCGGTCATCATGAAGCTCAACATGCGGCTCGCCCAGCGGATATCCATTATCCTGATCATGTCTTCGGGTGTTTTTGTGTGCGCCATTGCCATCCAGCGTACCGTGCAAATGATCGGGGCTCTCACGTCCACGGATTATACATGGGATATCACAGAGCAGTTCTACTGGTCATACCTGGAGGTCAACGCTGGCATCCTGTGCGCCTCCGTGCCGGCTCTGAAGCCGTTTGCTAAGCGGCACTTGGCCACCGTGTTTGGAGGCTCTTCGCAGCGATACGGGGGCAGGAACGGGGCGTCCAGCGGGCCTGAAGGTACAGAGCAGGACACAGACGCCATTATGATGCGGTTGACTCCAAAGCGCTCCAGCTATACGCGGTTCTAG
- a CDS encoding cytochrome P450 (COG:Q;~EggNog:ENOG410PMTB;~InterPro:IPR001128,IPR017972,IPR002401,IPR036396;~PFAM:PF00067;~TransMembrane:1 (o12-35i);~go_function: GO:0005506 - iron ion binding [Evidence IEA];~go_function: GO:0016705 - oxidoreductase activity, acting on paired donors, with incorporation or reduction of molecular oxygen [Evidence IEA];~go_function: GO:0020037 - heme binding [Evidence IEA];~go_process: GO:0055114 - oxidation-reduction process [Evidence IEA]): MALETLLSLPPVALTAGVGGLVLAYWLSTYAYLYWFHPLSKYPGPPLAAVSELWYASAWTGGFWNRKIQDAHQRYGDIVRIAPNELSFATAQAFRDIYGAPSKTRKLFPKSDRFYDNGHPNIAFVLDPEEHARQHRMFAPQFRPSAIRTQEPIIHDHVDLWVNQITARGTGGTVPLDVSKWFEWLTFDIIGELTFGESFYATRDNKSHPWVSILLDATYSGSIFNLRKRLAFVGPLLRWMPYISATARAAVESIAQHGAMTLAKTRKRIEVGPAHSNGTGSRVAVDDFLEHAIRGGGMSDTELANQAMVMLTAGAETSATALTAALWYLSQKAHSHCLERLKTEVRTAFASPSDATGDATARLPYLNAVLEETMRLFPPSPVGPPRVSPPGGETVDGTFVPGGVYVSTDVWAIHHDARTVGERPDSFEPERWCDGPTKPYTVPFSIGPRMCIGVTLAWVEMRIALAKTVLAFDWELADGNGDWVDEARLKQLWKKAPLMLHFRPVARQ, from the coding sequence ATGGCACTGGAAACGCTCCTTTCCTTGCCCCCCGTGGCCCTCACGGCGGGCGTGGGAGGTCTCGTACTGGCGTACTGGCTCTCAACGTATGCCTACCTCTACTGGTTCCATCCGCTTTCCAAATACCCTGGTCCGCCGCTGGCAGCAGTCTCTGAGCTCTGGTATGCGTCGGCCTGGACGGGCGGCTTCTGGAATCGCAAGATCCAGGACGCCCACCAGCGATACGGCGACATTGTGCGCATCGCACCCAACGAGCTCTCGTTCGCAACGGCCCAGGCCTTTCGCGACATCTACGGCGCCCCCTCGAAGACGCGCAAGCTGTTTCCCAAGTCCGATCGCTTCTACGACAACGGCCACCCGAACATCGCCTTCGTGCTCGACCCAGAGGAGCACGCCCGCCAGCACCGCATGTTCGCACCGCAGTTCCGTCCCTCGGCCATCCGCACGCAGGAGCCCATCATCCACGACCATGTCGACCTCTGGGTGAACCAGATCACAGCCCGCGGCACCGGCGGGACCGTCCCTCTCGATGTGTCCAAGTGGTTCGAGTGGTTGACGTTTGATATCATCGGGGAGCTCACCTTTGGCGAGTCGTTCTATGCGACCCGGGATAATAAGAGCCACCCATGGGTGTCTATCCTCCTGGATGCTACTTACAGCGgctccatcttcaacctgCGTAAGCGTCTGGCCTTTGTAGGTCCGCTGCTGCGTTGGATGCCCTACATCTCAGCGACCGCTCGCGCAGCTGTCGAGTCCATCGCCCAGCACGGCGCCATGACACTCGCAAAGACACGCAAGCGAATTGAAGTAGGACCAGCACACAGTAACGGCACTGGCAGCCGCGTCGCTGTCGATGATTTCCTCGAGCACGCGATtcgcggcggcggcatgtCGGACACAGAGCTCGCCAACcaggcgatggtgatgctgactGCCGGCGCAGAGACCAGCGCGACAGCATTGACAGCGGCATTATGGTATCTATCGCAGAAGGCTCACTCCCACTGCCTGGAGCGACTCAAGACGGAGGTGCGGACTGCCTTTGCCAGCCCGTCCGATGCCACCGGTGATGCGACCGCGCGTCTCCCATACCTCAATGCGGTCCTGGAGGAGACGATGCGGCTGTTCCCTCCCTCTCCAGTCGGTCCCCCACGCGTCAGTCCCCCTGGCGGCGAAACCGTCGATGGTACCTTTGTCCCCGGCGGCGTGTACGTGTCCACCGACGTATGGGCCATCCACCATGATGCACGCACTGTCGGAGAGCGCCCGGACAGTTTCGAGCCGGAGAGATGGTGCGATGGCCCTACAAAGCCTTATACAGTGCCCTTTAGTATCGGACCGCGAATGTGCATCGGAGTCACCCTCGCGTGGGTCGAGATGCGCATCGCCCTGGCCAAGACGGTGCTCGCGTTTGACTGGGAGCTGGCGGATGGCAACGGAGATTGGGTTGACGAGGCCAGGCTCAAGCAGCTGTGGAAGAAGGCGCCGTTGATGCTGCACTTCCGGCCAGTGGCGAGGCAGTGA
- a CDS encoding gelsolin family protein (COG:Z;~EggNog:ENOG410PGZB;~InterPro:IPR036180,IPR007122,IPR007123,IPR029006;~PFAM:PF00626;~go_function: GO:0051015 - actin filament binding [Evidence IEA]): protein MAPHEGLVHPKKYDIKDSNVELVGSDLDHRVKHASALTEPAWNNGKVGQEPGLLIWRIENFEVIPWPKEKYGEFFDGDSYTVLHSYKLGDKLGHDVFFWLGSNTTQDEAGTAAYKTVELDEFLHGAATQYREVQEYPSEDFTSLFRRITIRSGGVDSGFTHVEKEAPKEVTTLLRVFKHPGAGRIDSIIVYEVEPTWQSLDDDDVFVLDKGEKIWVWQGKNCSPMEKAKSAQVVNDMTLAKHIDVEVLSRHESRSKIIVDMLGGKDVQQTTFKAPRPISQSKRARESTDSHSRRLFRLSDASGQLSFDLVKDGGRVRKADFDGNDVFLYDVGNRLWVWQGLGASEREKASWIRVAQAYVRRLQSQEDSDAYMLPISKVVQDYESPSFLKAIEV, encoded by the coding sequence ATGGCCCCCCACGAAGGCCTCGTCCACCCCAAGAAATATGACATCAAGGACAGTAACGTCGAGCTGGTCGGCTCCGATCTCGACCACCGCGTCAAGCACGCCTCGGCCCTCACTGAGCCCGCCTGGAACAACGGCAAGGTCGGCCAGGAACCAGGCCTGTTGATCTGGCGCATCGAGAACTTCGAGGTCATTCCTTGGCCAAAGGAGAAGTACGGCGAGTTCTTCGACGGCGACAGCTACACCGTCCTGCACTCGTACAAGCTGGGCGACAAGCTGGGCCACgacgtcttcttctggctgggAAGCAACACCACCCAAGATGAAGCCGGCACTGCTGCTTACAAAACAGTCGAGCTCGATGAGTTCCTGCATGGAGCCGCGACTCAGTATCGTGAGGTTCAGGAGTATCCGTCCGAGGACTTTACCTCGCTTTTCCGCCGTATCACCATCCGCTCCGGCGGCGTCGACTCTGGATTCACCCACGTCGAAAAAGAGGCGCCCAAGGAGGTCACCACCTTGCTGCGCGTGTTCAAACACCCGGGCGCTGGCCGTATTGACTCCATCATCGTCTACGAAGTCGAGCCCACCTGGCAGAgcctcgacgacgacgacgtcTTTGTCTTGGACAAGGGCGAGAAGATCTGGGTCTGGCAGGGCAAGAACTGCAGCCCGATGGAAAAGGCCAAGTCAGCGCAGGTGGTCAACGACATGACGCTGGCCAAGCATATCGACGTCGAAGTCCTGTCTCGCCATGAGTCGCGGTCCAAGATCATTGTCGACATGCTCGGAGGAAAGGATGTCCAGCAGACCACGTTCAAGGCTCCTCGTCCAATCTCGCAGTCCAAGAGGGCTCGAGAAAGCACAGATTCTCACTCTCGCAGGTTGTTCCGGTTGAGCGATGCCTCGGGCCAGCTTTCCTTTGACCTGGTCAAGGACGGAGGACGAGTGCGCAAGGCAGACTTTGATGGCAACGACGTCTTCTTGTACGATGTGGGAAATCGTCTCTGGGTCTGGCAGGGGCTGGGAGCAAGTGAGAGAGAGAAGGCGTCGTGGATCAGAGTCGCTCAGGCCTACGTTCGCCGTCTCCAGAGCCAGGAGGACTCGGATGCTTATATGCTTCCCATATCCAAGGTTGTCCAGGACTATGAGAGCCCTTCCTTCTTGAAGGCCATTGAAGTCTAG
- a CDS encoding uncharacterized protein (COG:S;~EggNog:ENOG410PSY4;~InterPro:IPR011057,IPR006913;~PFAM:PF04828;~go_function: GO:0016846 - carbon-sulfur lyase activity [Evidence IEA]) → MCRKWTGALIYQYLSISPDQVSPPLDTFATYREYPSSPGRYRGFCGQCGSSLIWRSERESELESCDLLLGSIDERWLVGGGFGKLLCKPSGAQHWRGNAIEGVTDFLQGGRIYLAGKEAVWTACGIIPWHLKSLLFY, encoded by the exons ATGTGTCGGAAATGGACCGGTGCGCTTATCTATCAGTACCTGTCCATCTCTCCAGATCAAGTCTCTCCACCACTCGACACATTCGCGACATACAGAGAATACCCTTCGTCACCGGGCCGATACCGCGGGTTCTGCGGCCAGTGCGGTAGTTCATTGATTTGGAGGTCAGAAAGGGAGAGTGAGCTCGAGTCGTGTGATCTTCTGCTTGGAAGTATAGATGAGCGATGGCTTGTGGGAGGTGGATTTGGCAAGCTGCTGTGCAAGCCCTCTGGGGCACAGCACTGGCGTGGAAATGCTATCGAGGGCGTAACTGACTTTCTTCAGGGTGGGAGGATTTACCTGGCTGGAAAGGAGGCAGT TTGGACTGCATGCGGTATCATTCCATGGCATCTAAAAAGCCTCCTCTTCTATTAG
- a CDS encoding DUF488 domain-containing protein (InterPro:IPR007438;~PFAM:PF04343), which produces MAPHKHDIEIAHVKDGRPDSGRIVLVDRIWPRGQRKDEAPWDEWLKAVAPSTELRHWYGHDPDKYEEFASRYRDELHDEEPAGAFKYLQDLHHSGQLVLMTATKDLELSQAHVLSDMLAE; this is translated from the coding sequence ATGGCACCCCACAAACACGATATTGAGATCGCCCATGTCAAAGATGGGCGACCAGATAGCGGGAGGATCGTGTTGGTGGACAGAATTTGGCCTCGCGGTCAACGCAAAGACGAAGCACCGTGGGACGAGTGGCTGAAGGCAGTCGCTCCATCAACAGAGCTACGACATTGGTACGGACATGACCCAGACAAGTACGAGGAGTTCGCCAGCCGGTATAGAGACGAGCTTCACGACGAAGAGCCTGCAGGGGCTTTCAAGTACCTTCAGGATCTTCACCACAGTGGACAGCTGGTGCTGATGACTGCCACCAAGGACCTGGAACTGAGTCAAGCTCATGTTCTGTCAGATATGCTTGCAGAGTGA